Proteins found in one Solitalea lacus genomic segment:
- the efp gene encoding elongation factor P, protein MAKASEVKTGNILRFNGELVLVEEFIHRTPGNLRAFYQASMRNVKTNKLVEYRFRTDEEVTIARVETQNYQYLYEDGENLVVMDNNTYDQIYVPKAMFGDAVKFLAEGMQVMVALENDEPIMATMPSHVTLEITYSEPAVKGDTATNVTKAATVSTGAEIRVPLFINEGDKVRIDTRTGDYIERVKE, encoded by the coding sequence ATGGCTAAGGCTTCAGAAGTAAAAACTGGTAATATTCTTCGTTTTAATGGCGAATTGGTATTGGTAGAAGAGTTCATTCACCGTACTCCAGGCAATCTTCGTGCTTTTTATCAGGCATCAATGCGTAACGTAAAAACTAATAAATTGGTTGAGTACCGTTTCCGTACTGATGAAGAGGTTACTATTGCTCGAGTTGAAACTCAAAACTATCAATATTTATACGAGGATGGCGAAAATTTGGTTGTAATGGATAATAATACTTACGATCAGATTTATGTTCCTAAAGCAATGTTTGGCGACGCTGTTAAATTTTTAGCTGAAGGAATGCAGGTGATGGTAGCACTTGAAAATGATGAGCCTATTATGGCCACAATGCCAAGCCATGTAACGCTTGAAATTACATATTCAGAGCCGGCTGTTAAAGGTGATACTGCAACCAACGTAACTAAAGCGGCAACTGTTTCAACAGGAGCAGAAATTCGTGTTCCGTTATTCATTAATGAAGGTGATAAAGTTCGGATTGATACCCGTACCGGTGATTATATTGAACGTGTGAAAGAATAA
- a CDS encoding voltage-gated chloride channel family protein encodes MKVPIIRKKSIFLSDQLILLGYLIKWLLICLLVGIITGSASAGFLLSLDWATYWRENHFWVIFFLPLAGLFIGLLYHYYGQDVSKGNNQLLEEFHNPKNIVPFKMAPLIWLTTVLTHLVGGSAGREGTAVQMGGSLADQFTNLFQLKPRDRKVILIAGIAGGFASVFGTPLAGAIFGLEVLVVGQISYTAILPALLSAVIADQTCRTWNVDHNHYHIDKTPLLDAPGISYAIIAGILFGITAMIFSKTMHKITDAFKEKVSYAPIRPVIGGFAVLGVFLLINWLAPTYGTRYTGLGLPVIAESFQQQQTFIDFAAKLLLTAFTIGCGFKGGEVTPLFFIGATLGSALSLFLPLPVGLLAGMGFVAVFAGAANTPLTCIVMGIELFGIQTGVFIAIASIVSFLFSGNSSIYLSQPTKNHKHILLRYLNK; translated from the coding sequence ATGAAAGTACCAATCATTCGAAAAAAATCCATATTTCTCTCAGACCAGCTCATACTTTTAGGGTATTTAATTAAATGGCTTTTAATATGCCTGCTGGTTGGAATAATTACCGGTTCAGCTTCGGCAGGCTTCTTGCTTTCGTTGGATTGGGCAACCTACTGGAGGGAGAATCACTTTTGGGTAATCTTTTTTTTGCCCTTAGCCGGATTATTCATTGGACTGCTTTACCATTATTACGGGCAGGACGTTTCAAAAGGCAATAATCAACTTTTAGAAGAGTTTCACAATCCGAAAAATATTGTGCCTTTTAAAATGGCACCGCTTATTTGGCTTACAACCGTTCTGACGCACCTTGTTGGCGGGTCTGCCGGAAGAGAAGGAACAGCCGTACAAATGGGTGGCTCGTTGGCTGATCAGTTTACTAATTTGTTCCAACTGAAACCGCGAGATCGCAAGGTGATTCTTATAGCAGGTATTGCAGGTGGTTTTGCCTCAGTATTTGGCACTCCATTGGCTGGTGCCATTTTTGGATTAGAGGTTTTGGTTGTAGGGCAAATCAGTTACACAGCTATTTTACCAGCTTTACTTTCAGCAGTTATTGCAGATCAAACCTGCCGCACCTGGAATGTTGATCACAACCATTACCATATTGATAAGACTCCTTTATTAGATGCTCCAGGCATATCTTATGCCATTATTGCAGGCATTTTATTTGGCATTACAGCCATGATCTTTTCTAAAACAATGCATAAAATTACTGATGCTTTTAAGGAAAAGGTATCATATGCACCCATTAGACCAGTCATTGGAGGCTTTGCAGTTCTGGGCGTTTTCCTTCTGATAAATTGGCTAGCCCCAACCTATGGAACGCGGTACACAGGTTTGGGTCTTCCTGTTATTGCTGAATCATTTCAGCAGCAACAAACCTTTATTGATTTTGCTGCTAAACTATTATTAACAGCCTTTACTATTGGATGTGGATTCAAAGGGGGAGAGGTCACGCCCTTGTTTTTTATTGGGGCAACGCTGGGGAGCGCTTTATCACTATTTCTCCCATTACCTGTGGGACTTTTAGCAGGGATGGGATTTGTTGCAGTATTTGCCGGAGCTGCCAATACTCCATTGACTTGTATTGTTATGGGGATAGAACTTTTTGGCATCCAGACCGGCGTTTTTATTGCAATTGCCAGCATCGTTTCTTTCTTATTTTCCGGCAACTCCAGTATTTATCTATCGCAACCCACTAAAAATCACAAACACATTTTACTGAGATATTTGAATAAATAA
- the lpxA gene encoding acyl-ACP--UDP-N-acetylglucosamine O-acyltransferase, with the protein MIQPLAYIHPQAKIADNVVIEPFVTIHKDVEIGEGTWIGPNVTIMDGARIGKNCRIFPGAVISAVPQDLKFGGEYTIAVIGDNTTIRECVTVNRGTSDRKETRIGSNCLLMAYVHIAHDCIIGDNCILANAVQVAGHVTVNDWAIIGGTSAIHQFVSIGAHVMVSGGSLVKKDIPPYTKAGREPLSFVGINSVGLRRRGFGSEKINQIQEVYRILYMKNFNTTKALDIIEADITPTEERDEIVNFVRNSNRGIMKGFSSN; encoded by the coding sequence ATGATTCAACCGTTAGCATATATACATCCACAGGCTAAAATTGCAGATAATGTTGTGATTGAACCTTTTGTAACAATTCATAAAGACGTAGAGATAGGAGAAGGAACGTGGATAGGGCCTAATGTGACAATTATGGATGGCGCTCGTATCGGTAAAAATTGTCGTATTTTCCCAGGAGCTGTAATTTCAGCTGTTCCGCAAGACTTAAAATTTGGGGGAGAATATACTATTGCTGTTATTGGTGATAACACTACGATTCGTGAGTGTGTTACTGTAAATCGGGGTACCAGCGATCGTAAAGAAACTCGCATTGGCAGCAACTGCTTACTGATGGCTTATGTGCATATTGCACATGATTGCATTATCGGAGATAATTGCATTTTAGCTAATGCAGTGCAAGTTGCCGGCCACGTTACTGTTAATGATTGGGCAATCATTGGAGGTACTTCAGCTATCCATCAATTTGTTTCAATTGGCGCACATGTAATGGTTTCAGGAGGATCTTTGGTTAAAAAGGATATTCCTCCTTATACCAAGGCAGGAAGAGAGCCATTGTCCTTTGTTGGAATTAACTCTGTTGGTTTGCGTAGAAGAGGCTTTGGTTCTGAAAAGATTAATCAAATTCAGGAAGTTTATCGTATCCTGTATATGAAAAACTTTAATACCACAAAGGCTTTAGATATTATTGAAGCAGATATTACCCCTACTGAAGAGCGTGACGAAATTGTCAACTTTGTGCGCAATTCAAACCGCGGTATTATGAAAGGCTTTTCAAGTAATTAA
- a CDS encoding branched-chain amino acid aminotransferase, with product MLETLNIDVQKIEQSKISSVDFNDLPFGKVFADHMFVAEYSDGEWKNLAIKPYAPIEFTPAMAALHYGQAIFEGLKAFKNEQGQAVIFRPEANFQRFNLSAERMCMPTVPEEIFMKGMAQLIDIDQNWIPNKPDSALYIRPFMFSTDEFIGVRPSSKYLFIIFTCPVGAYYSKPVKVKFETTYSRSCPGGIGYSKAAANYGGAMYPTMLAQKEGFDQVIWTDSSNHEFIEESGVMNVMFVIDGKLITPPAKDTILKGITRDSVLTVARDWGMTVEERPVAVSEVVNAIEEGRLTEAFGVGTAATISQIAQITNGSKDYVLPDPAGREFSNKVHKHLDAIKAGTVTDTHGWIYKV from the coding sequence ATGTTGGAGACTTTGAATATTGACGTTCAAAAAATTGAACAATCAAAAATCAGCAGTGTTGATTTTAATGACTTACCGTTCGGAAAGGTTTTCGCAGACCACATGTTTGTGGCAGAGTATAGCGATGGCGAATGGAAGAATTTAGCCATTAAACCATACGCACCTATTGAGTTTACACCTGCAATGGCTGCTCTTCACTACGGGCAAGCTATATTTGAAGGTCTGAAAGCTTTTAAAAATGAGCAAGGACAAGCGGTGATTTTTCGCCCTGAGGCGAATTTCCAACGTTTCAACTTATCAGCAGAACGTATGTGTATGCCAACTGTTCCTGAAGAAATCTTCATGAAAGGCATGGCGCAGTTAATTGATATTGATCAAAATTGGATTCCAAATAAACCTGATAGCGCATTATATATCCGTCCGTTTATGTTTTCAACGGATGAGTTTATTGGCGTGCGTCCTTCTTCTAAATACTTATTCATTATTTTTACTTGTCCTGTAGGAGCTTACTACAGCAAACCTGTAAAAGTTAAGTTTGAAACTACTTACTCTCGTTCATGCCCTGGAGGAATTGGTTATTCTAAAGCAGCAGCTAACTACGGAGGGGCAATGTATCCGACTATGCTGGCTCAGAAAGAAGGCTTTGACCAGGTAATTTGGACTGATTCGAGTAATCATGAATTTATTGAAGAGTCGGGAGTAATGAATGTAATGTTTGTAATTGATGGCAAACTGATTACGCCTCCTGCCAAGGATACTATTTTGAAGGGCATTACCCGTGATAGCGTATTAACTGTTGCACGCGATTGGGGAATGACAGTTGAAGAGCGTCCGGTTGCAGTTTCAGAAGTAGTAAATGCTATTGAAGAAGGTCGATTGACAGAAGCATTTGGTGTTGGGACAGCTGCCACAATCAGTCAAATTGCGCAGATTACCAATGGTAGCAAAGATTACGTTTTACCTGATCCTGCCGGCCGAGAATTCTCGAACAAGGTTCACAAACATCTTGATGCTATTAAAGCAGGCACTGTTACTGATACCCATGGGTGGATTTACAAAGTTTAA
- a CDS encoding tryptophan 2,3-dioxygenase family protein, whose translation MQLTDELLKRLEQLQQKYDAMGQDMNSYLDGLLYADFLTYWDYIHLDTLLTLQHPKTQFPDEKIFIMYHQITELYLNLILHECEQIAQKSELSVNFFAARLKRVNRYFEALIDSFDVMVDGMEKEQFLAFRMSLLPASGFQSGQYRMIEIYASDFLTLVPAEKRESLKNASITDLYENLYWKTGATELSTGKKTLTLKQFEQKYSQRFIDLATNLQTNNFWRCYLSLQSKGEDVSQLKELLRSFDTYVNVNWKLMHYRSAVRYMQRDPEDIKATGGTNWQKYLPPRFQKLVFYPELWTSDEIENWGKSWVDEFVPVKK comes from the coding sequence ATGCAACTTACTGATGAACTTTTGAAACGGCTTGAGCAATTGCAGCAAAAGTATGATGCAATGGGGCAGGATATGAATTCATATCTTGATGGTTTGCTCTATGCCGATTTTTTAACCTATTGGGATTATATACATCTCGATACCCTTTTAACTCTTCAGCATCCTAAAACACAGTTTCCGGATGAGAAAATATTTATTATGTACCATCAGATTACGGAATTGTATCTGAATTTGATTTTACATGAATGCGAACAAATTGCACAAAAGAGTGAGTTAAGCGTTAATTTCTTCGCTGCACGTTTAAAACGTGTAAATCGTTATTTCGAAGCGTTGATTGACTCTTTTGATGTGATGGTTGATGGAATGGAAAAAGAACAGTTCTTGGCATTTCGTATGTCGCTGTTACCGGCCAGTGGTTTCCAATCGGGACAATACCGGATGATTGAAATTTATGCATCTGATTTCTTAACACTTGTTCCCGCAGAAAAAAGAGAGAGTTTAAAAAATGCATCTATAACTGATCTTTACGAAAACTTGTATTGGAAAACCGGTGCGACAGAATTATCAACAGGTAAAAAAACGCTTACGTTAAAACAATTTGAGCAAAAATATAGTCAGAGGTTTATTGATTTGGCAACGAATCTTCAAACCAACAACTTTTGGCGATGTTATTTGTCTTTACAAAGTAAAGGTGAGGATGTATCCCAATTGAAAGAGTTGTTGCGCAGCTTCGATACCTATGTAAACGTAAATTGGAAGCTGATGCATTATCGTTCGGCTGTGCGTTATATGCAACGCGATCCAGAAGATATTAAAGCAACAGGTGGTACCAACTGGCAGAAATATTTGCCGCCACGTTTCCAAAAACTAGTTTTCTATCCTGAGCTATGGACTTCCGATGAGATTGAAAATTGGGGTAAAAGTTGGGTTGATGAATTTGTGCCAGTAAAGAAATAG
- a CDS encoding sigma 54-interacting transcriptional regulator encodes MNVQEIKQRFGIIGNSPLLNRAIDIAGQVAPTDISVLITGESGSGKEAFSHIIHNLSHRKHGPFIAVNCGAIPEGTVDSELFGHVKGSFTNAVDDRKGYFEVVNGGTIFLDEVAELPQGTQARLLRVLETGEYLRVGSSKVQKTNVRIVAATNVDVFEAVQNGKFREDLYYRLNTVPLRIPSLRERKEDIYLLFRKFVADFSEKYRSPSVQLTEDARQILEDYSWPGNVRQLRNLAEQIAVLEKNREVDGVTLRHYLPVEQSTTLPMLRKESNSTNDFSERDILYKVLFDMRKDITDLKKLVVEIIQHPEGISHIVQSNPQIITKLYSDVRPFEDENIDIATPLNIQPVVAPVVPQSQYHPINIAEEVEESLSLNDQEADLIKKALKKHKGKRKYAASELGISERTLYRKIKELNL; translated from the coding sequence ATGAACGTACAAGAAATTAAACAACGATTTGGGATTATTGGTAATTCGCCATTGCTGAACAGGGCAATTGATATTGCCGGACAAGTGGCTCCTACCGATATTTCTGTTCTTATAACCGGTGAAAGCGGATCTGGAAAAGAGGCGTTTTCTCACATTATACATAATCTGAGTCATCGTAAACATGGACCGTTTATCGCTGTGAACTGTGGTGCCATTCCCGAAGGAACAGTTGATTCTGAATTATTCGGCCATGTGAAAGGTTCGTTTACCAATGCTGTTGATGACCGTAAAGGTTATTTCGAAGTAGTAAACGGAGGGACAATTTTTCTGGATGAGGTTGCTGAATTACCACAGGGAACACAAGCGCGCTTATTGCGTGTTTTAGAAACTGGTGAATACTTACGAGTGGGGTCTTCAAAAGTGCAAAAAACTAATGTTCGTATTGTTGCAGCTACCAACGTTGACGTTTTTGAAGCTGTGCAAAATGGAAAGTTCAGAGAAGACTTGTATTACCGCTTAAATACTGTCCCATTAAGAATTCCTTCATTACGTGAACGTAAAGAAGATATTTACTTGCTGTTCAGGAAATTTGTAGCTGATTTTAGTGAGAAGTATCGCAGCCCTTCGGTTCAGTTAACAGAAGATGCTCGTCAAATCCTTGAAGATTATTCATGGCCGGGAAACGTGCGTCAGTTGCGTAACTTGGCTGAACAGATTGCCGTATTAGAAAAGAATCGGGAGGTGGACGGTGTTACTTTGAGACATTACCTTCCGGTAGAGCAGTCAACCACGTTGCCTATGTTACGGAAAGAAAGTAACTCAACGAATGACTTCTCTGAGCGAGACATCTTATATAAGGTGTTGTTCGACATGCGAAAAGATATTACTGATTTAAAGAAACTGGTAGTTGAAATTATTCAACATCCTGAAGGGATTAGTCACATTGTGCAGTCAAATCCTCAGATTATTACCAAATTGTATAGCGACGTCCGACCGTTTGAAGATGAGAATATTGATATTGCTACGCCATTAAATATACAGCCCGTTGTAGCTCCTGTTGTCCCTCAGTCGCAATATCATCCAATAAATATCGCTGAAGAGGTGGAGGAAAGTCTGTCTCTAAACGATCAGGAGGCAGATTTAATCAAGAAGGCTCTGAAAAAACATAAAGGTAAAAGGAAATATGCCGCTTCAGAATTAGGTATTTCTGAAAGAACCCTATATCGTAAAATTAAAGAGCTAAATTTATAG
- the secG gene encoding preprotein translocase subunit SecG, with translation MYLALVILAILIAILLVLIVLVQNPKGGGLSSAFGGSNQMMGVQKTSDFLEKATWSLVIALLVVSLSTNFFINRGGEQGESAIQKQIDNTNMPSQAPAKLPAGNNAAPVAAPVDSAKK, from the coding sequence ATGTATTTGGCATTAGTGATCTTAGCAATTTTAATAGCGATTTTATTGGTATTAATTGTATTGGTACAAAACCCTAAGGGTGGAGGTTTAAGCTCAGCATTTGGTGGTAGCAACCAAATGATGGGAGTTCAAAAAACTTCTGATTTTCTTGAGAAAGCAACTTGGTCACTGGTTATTGCCCTTTTGGTTGTAAGTCTTTCTACAAATTTCTTTATCAACCGTGGAGGTGAGCAAGGTGAGTCGGCAATACAAAAACAAATTGATAATACTAACATGCCGTCGCAAGCTCCTGCAAAACTTCCTGCAGGTAATAATGCAGCTCCTGTTGCTGCTCCAGTTGATAGCGCAAAAAAATAA
- a CDS encoding LptE family protein: MRKIIFLTLGVLLSYALSGCYSFTGASIPPTVKTYSVQFFENRAPLVDPTLSQKFTEGLKDRISRQSPLGLTRSIGDVNFEGTIIGYRVEPVSFTSEGTTGAAEQNRLTITVQVKCTNTKDEKQSFEQSFSQFENFPKGQNLASVQQQLNQTIIDKLTTDIYNRAFSNW; encoded by the coding sequence ATGAGAAAAATAATATTTCTTACTCTTGGAGTTTTATTATCATATGCACTTTCAGGGTGTTATTCATTTACGGGAGCATCAATTCCTCCAACAGTTAAAACCTATTCAGTGCAGTTTTTTGAAAACAGAGCTCCATTAGTAGATCCCACCCTAAGTCAAAAGTTTACTGAGGGACTTAAAGACAGAATCTCTCGCCAGTCGCCACTTGGATTGACACGTTCCATAGGTGATGTGAACTTTGAAGGAACTATTATCGGATACAGAGTAGAACCTGTGTCTTTTACTTCGGAAGGAACAACTGGAGCTGCTGAACAAAACCGTTTAACCATAACGGTACAAGTAAAATGTACCAACACCAAAGATGAAAAGCAGAGTTTTGAACAGTCGTTTTCTCAATTTGAAAACTTTCCAAAAGGGCAAAACTTGGCATCGGTACAGCAACAGCTTAACCAAACAATTATTGATAAGTTAACAACTGATATTTATAATCGAGCATTCTCAAACTGGTAA
- a CDS encoding ABC transporter ATP-binding protein produces MEISLQNIGRRFNRDWIFRGVDYQFEQGQSYAVLGPNGSGKSTLVQIIGASLSPSEGKITHQYLGKEIEAEEVFSLLSFASPYLELVEDFTLNEIIDFHFGFKSFMPGFDKHAVIELLGFEKYRDRFIKNYSSGMKQRVKLALAFCTDAPLLLLDEPTSNLDHQGVEWYLSLIGRFANNRLTIVCSNQEHEYAFCQHKINVMNYKM; encoded by the coding sequence ATGGAGATAAGCCTGCAAAATATCGGTCGACGTTTTAACCGGGATTGGATATTCCGGGGGGTCGACTACCAATTTGAGCAAGGTCAATCTTATGCGGTGCTAGGCCCCAATGGGTCGGGTAAATCTACCCTAGTACAAATAATCGGAGCCAGTTTAAGCCCTTCTGAAGGAAAAATTACTCACCAATATTTAGGAAAGGAAATTGAAGCTGAAGAGGTTTTTAGCCTCCTCAGCTTTGCTTCCCCTTATCTCGAACTAGTTGAGGACTTTACCCTCAACGAAATCATCGATTTTCATTTCGGATTTAAATCATTCATGCCAGGATTTGATAAGCATGCTGTAATTGAACTGCTAGGCTTTGAAAAATACAGGGATCGATTTATAAAAAACTACTCATCGGGTATGAAGCAGCGCGTAAAGCTAGCGTTGGCCTTTTGCACAGATGCTCCCTTGCTCTTACTAGATGAACCCACATCAAACCTAGACCACCAAGGCGTCGAATGGTACTTAAGTTTAATTGGACGCTTTGCCAATAATCGTCTTACTATTGTTTGTTCTAATCAGGAGCATGAATATGCTTTTTGTCAGCACAAAATAAATGTGATGAATTATAAGATGTAA
- the miaB gene encoding tRNA (N6-isopentenyl adenosine(37)-C2)-methylthiotransferase MiaB produces MFNSGITVKEHDEARQGEALLLENQSGKNNGRKLYIESYGCQMNFSDSEIVASIMLDMGFETTGTYQEADVIFINTCSIRENAEQRVRNRLKDFAVAKVRKPDMVVGVLGCMAERLKAKFLEEEKLVDIVVGPDAYRDLPNLIGRVDEGNKAVNVLLSREETYADINPVRLTSNGISAFVSIMRGCDNMCSFCVVPFTRGRERSRDAHSIVKEVTDLYNSGYKEVTLLGQNVDSYKWQSEDGSEKVNFAQLLERVALVSPEIRIRFSTSHPKDITDEVLFTMGKYENICKYIHLPVQSGNSRVLELMNRTYDREWYMERVEAIRRIIPECAISTDIIAGFCSETEEEHKDTLSMMDFVQYDFAYMFMYSERPGTPAAKKLADDIPAEVKNRRLTEIINKQLGLSKLKLEAQIGKVQKVLVEGFSKKSDQDYCGRNDQNAMVIFPVRENIKPGDYVNVLVERCTSATLIGTLVK; encoded by the coding sequence ATGTTTAACTCGGGCATTACGGTTAAGGAGCATGATGAAGCGCGTCAGGGCGAGGCGTTGTTGTTAGAAAATCAATCTGGTAAAAATAACGGACGTAAACTTTATATTGAAAGCTACGGTTGCCAGATGAACTTCTCTGATTCGGAGATTGTAGCTTCCATTATGCTTGATATGGGTTTTGAAACCACCGGTACCTATCAAGAAGCGGACGTGATTTTTATCAATACCTGTTCTATTCGTGAAAATGCTGAACAACGTGTTCGTAACCGCTTAAAAGACTTTGCTGTTGCTAAGGTTCGGAAGCCAGATATGGTTGTTGGAGTATTGGGATGTATGGCTGAGCGACTAAAAGCGAAGTTTTTGGAAGAAGAGAAATTGGTGGATATTGTTGTAGGGCCGGATGCTTACCGAGACTTGCCTAATCTGATCGGACGTGTTGATGAAGGAAATAAGGCCGTTAACGTGTTGCTTTCTCGTGAAGAAACTTATGCCGACATTAATCCTGTTCGACTTACCAGTAACGGTATTTCAGCTTTTGTTTCAATTATGCGAGGATGTGATAACATGTGTTCGTTTTGTGTAGTTCCATTTACGCGTGGGCGTGAGCGTAGCCGTGATGCACATTCAATTGTAAAGGAAGTAACAGATTTATATAACAGCGGTTACAAAGAAGTAACTTTACTAGGTCAAAACGTAGACTCTTACAAATGGCAAAGTGAAGACGGTTCTGAGAAAGTGAATTTTGCACAACTGTTAGAACGAGTGGCTCTGGTAAGTCCTGAAATTCGAATTCGTTTTTCAACTTCTCACCCTAAAGATATTACCGATGAGGTGTTGTTTACCATGGGTAAGTATGAGAATATTTGCAAATACATTCACCTTCCTGTTCAGTCTGGTAACAGCCGCGTTTTAGAGCTGATGAACCGCACCTATGATCGTGAATGGTATATGGAGCGTGTTGAAGCCATTCGTAGAATTATTCCTGAGTGTGCAATTTCTACCGACATTATTGCTGGGTTCTGCTCTGAAACTGAAGAGGAACATAAAGATACGCTTTCAATGATGGACTTTGTACAGTATGATTTTGCCTATATGTTTATGTATTCAGAGCGTCCGGGAACTCCTGCTGCCAAAAAATTAGCCGACGATATTCCTGCTGAAGTGAAGAACAGAAGGTTGACGGAGATTATCAATAAGCAGCTGGGACTGTCTAAATTAAAACTCGAAGCACAGATAGGCAAAGTTCAGAAAGTATTGGTGGAAGGATTTTCTAAAAAATCGGATCAGGATTACTGCGGAAGAAATGATCAGAATGCAATGGTAATCTTCCCGGTAAGAGAAAATATAAAACCAGGCGATTATGTAAACGTATTGGTTGAACGTTGCACCTCTGCCACGCTGATAGGAACGTTAGTAAAGTAA